Proteins from a genomic interval of Nostoc sp. TCL240-02:
- a CDS encoding folate-binding protein YgfZ, which yields MPTSTIDDKDTAAIQAARVGVAICDRTAWGRIKVSGDDRLNFLHNQSTNNFKILKPGQGCDTVFVTSTARTIDLVTAYVREDAVILLVSPNRRQYLMEWLDKYIFFADKVELSDITQYTNTFSLIGPGSDAVLEKLGIGELIGQPYGSHKVYTIAPAEGVRIAVGSGLAAPGYTLTFPYTDKATVWNKLLEVGAVEMSDRAWDALRILQGRPAPDSELTDDYNPLEVGLWQTISFTKGCYIGQETIARLNTYKGVKQHLLGIRLSAPASIGSAIAVGDEKVGKLTSYTETADGYFGLGYIRTKAGGVGLKVQVGESEGEVIEIPFVSHEYP from the coding sequence ATGCCAACATCTACAATTGACGATAAAGACACAGCAGCAATCCAAGCTGCCAGAGTTGGGGTCGCAATATGCGATCGCACCGCTTGGGGACGCATCAAAGTCTCTGGTGACGATCGCCTGAATTTCTTACACAACCAAAGTACTAACAATTTTAAAATACTCAAGCCTGGACAAGGTTGTGATACGGTTTTCGTCACTTCCACAGCCAGAACAATAGATTTAGTCACCGCCTACGTTAGAGAAGATGCGGTAATTTTGCTGGTTTCACCCAACCGCCGCCAATATCTCATGGAATGGCTGGATAAATATATTTTCTTTGCCGATAAGGTGGAATTATCTGATATCACACAATATACCAACACCTTCAGCCTTATTGGCCCAGGAAGCGACGCTGTTTTAGAAAAGTTGGGTATTGGCGAACTCATCGGACAACCTTATGGAAGTCACAAAGTATACACTATTGCTCCCGCCGAGGGAGTGCGGATTGCTGTGGGTAGTGGGCTAGCTGCGCCTGGATACACCTTAACTTTCCCATATACTGACAAAGCGACAGTATGGAACAAATTGTTAGAAGTTGGGGCGGTAGAGATGAGCGATCGCGCCTGGGATGCTTTGCGAATCTTACAAGGTCGCCCTGCGCCCGATTCTGAACTCACAGATGATTACAATCCTCTGGAAGTTGGTTTATGGCAGACAATTTCTTTTACTAAAGGTTGCTATATTGGGCAAGAAACCATCGCTCGGTTAAATACATATAAAGGTGTAAAACAACACCTTTTGGGTATCCGTCTCAGTGCCCCTGCGTCAATTGGAAGTGCGATCGCAGTAGGAGACGAAAAGGTCGGCAAACTTACCAGTTACACAGAAACGGCTGATGGTTATTTTGGATTAGGTTACATTCGCACCAAAGCTGGTGGCGTAGGCTTAAAAGTCCAAGTGGGAGAAAGTGAGGGTGAAGTCATAGAAATCCCCTTTGTTTCTCACGAGTACCCATAA
- a CDS encoding hydantoinase B/oxoprolinase family protein, whose amino-acid sequence MYTTSQSDPVRLEIFKNLYQFIAEQMGIVLQNTATSVNIKERLDFSCAIFDSSGLLVANAPHIPVHLGSMSESVRSLINDKGDTLKPGNVYLSNNPYNGGTHLPDVTAITPIFLEIGENNPCPMPLFFVASRGHQADIGGITPGSMPPHSTTVEEEGILFDNFLLVEEGNLLETSVRQHLLNHTYPARNSDQNIADFKAQIAANKRGGQELYKMVSQYGIETVQVYMKFVQANAEESVRKAINLLKDGSFVYEMDNGATIKVKVTIHQESRSATIDFTGTSEQLNSNFNAPKAVTQAAVLYVFRTLVDDNIPLNAGCLNPLEIIIPVGCMLNPTYPAAVVAGNVETSQTIVDALYGALGVMAASQGTMNNFTFGNEQYQYYETICGGSGAGIDFDGTDGVHSHMTNSRLTDPEVLETRYPVLLESFSLRPDSGGKGKYSGGNGVVRRIRFLEPMTANILSGHRVIPPFGLNGGETGIVGRNWIQRQNGIEENLDSTATVEMKPGDVFVIETPGGGGFG is encoded by the coding sequence ATGTACACAACATCTCAATCCGATCCCGTCCGCTTGGAAATATTTAAAAATCTCTACCAATTTATCGCCGAACAAATGGGGATTGTTTTACAAAACACAGCAACATCTGTGAATATCAAAGAAAGGTTAGATTTTTCCTGTGCTATTTTTGACTCATCGGGATTATTAGTGGCAAATGCTCCCCATATTCCTGTACATTTAGGTTCTATGAGTGAAAGTGTTCGCAGTTTAATTAACGACAAAGGCGACACCCTAAAACCAGGAAATGTCTATCTCTCTAATAACCCCTATAACGGCGGAACGCACCTTCCTGATGTCACTGCAATTACTCCTATATTTTTGGAAATTGGGGAGAATAATCCATGTCCCATGCCCCTCTTTTTTGTTGCTTCTCGCGGACACCAAGCAGATATCGGTGGAATTACTCCCGGTTCAATGCCTCCCCACAGTACTACAGTAGAAGAAGAAGGAATTCTATTTGATAATTTTCTCTTAGTTGAAGAGGGAAATTTGTTAGAAACCTCAGTAAGACAGCACCTCTTAAATCATACTTATCCTGCCCGTAACTCTGACCAAAATATCGCTGATTTTAAAGCACAAATTGCCGCAAATAAACGGGGAGGACAAGAACTTTATAAAATGGTTTCACAATACGGAATTGAGACTGTTCAAGTTTACATGAAGTTTGTGCAAGCTAATGCCGAGGAGTCGGTGAGAAAGGCTATCAATCTTCTCAAAGATGGCTCGTTTGTTTATGAAATGGATAATGGAGCAACAATTAAAGTAAAAGTTACAATTCATCAAGAAAGCCGCAGTGCTACCATTGATTTTACTGGGACTTCTGAGCAACTAAATAGTAATTTTAATGCTCCCAAAGCTGTGACTCAAGCCGCAGTTTTATATGTCTTTCGGACTTTGGTTGATGATAATATTCCACTTAATGCCGGGTGTCTTAACCCTCTAGAAATTATCATACCAGTCGGCTGTATGCTGAATCCAACTTATCCAGCAGCAGTAGTGGCCGGTAATGTAGAAACTTCTCAAACCATCGTTGATGCTTTATATGGCGCTTTAGGTGTGATGGCCGCTTCTCAAGGAACGATGAATAATTTTACTTTTGGTAATGAGCAATATCAATATTATGAAACTATCTGCGGCGGCTCTGGAGCAGGAATTGATTTTGATGGAACTGATGGTGTTCATTCTCACATGACGAACTCCCGTTTGACCGATCCAGAAGTTTTAGAAACCCGTTATCCTGTACTTTTAGAAAGCTTTAGCCTTCGTCCTGATAGTGGTGGTAAAGGAAAATATTCTGGTGGTAATGGAGTTGTCCGTCGCATCCGTTTTTTAGAACCCATGACAGCTAATATTCTCTCTGGACATCGAGTTATTCCTCCCTTTGGATTAAATGGTGGAGAAACCGGAATTGTTGGACGCAACTGGATACAACGTCAGAATGGAATTGAAGAAAATTTAGACAGCACAGCAACAGTAGAAATGAAACCTGGGGATGTTTTTGTGATAGAAACTCCTGGAGGAGGAGGCTTTGGGTAA
- a CDS encoding DUF5331 domain-containing protein, whose amino-acid sequence MNIQQLRQSLKQKWLIYYKQNIAWLVKMRIWATYDGLRRPLSGFILATLSVLEPQFDEILAFMLDLNNDPDKIVSALGLNFNPDEELRLIKSEDSEDSIDISQLESESPDEKHFEDKHLSSAVTASKIALHSLAKTLDSNLSRADRVAPSFTATTEVVRTHKPELVVAFATKIAPDTPVKTPASGFIKEYQPIRSHSTLTMTSEINSKAKTMPSVALATEVKSNPPSVRVPVGALLAITTEINSNGKPVRSLAITTEVKSNGKQVNIQPQDIKSKVNLPTTNARSLASWVDEFCYGTRNKEEDILT is encoded by the coding sequence ATGAATATCCAACAGCTGCGTCAATCCTTAAAACAAAAGTGGCTTATTTACTACAAGCAAAATATTGCCTGGCTGGTCAAAATGCGAATATGGGCCACTTACGATGGTCTGCGCCGTCCTTTGTCCGGTTTTATTTTGGCAACACTGTCTGTTTTAGAACCCCAGTTTGATGAAATACTTGCTTTTATGCTGGATCTGAATAACGATCCAGATAAAATAGTCTCTGCTTTAGGTCTTAACTTCAATCCTGACGAAGAGTTACGTTTAATAAAATCAGAGGATTCTGAGGATTCTATTGATATCAGCCAACTTGAAAGCGAGTCACCAGATGAGAAGCATTTTGAGGATAAACATCTGTCATCGGCTGTAACTGCCAGCAAAATTGCGCTTCATTCTCTTGCCAAGACTCTAGACTCTAACTTGTCTCGTGCCGATCGAGTTGCGCCATCATTTACAGCTACAACTGAGGTAGTTCGCACACACAAACCTGAGTTGGTAGTTGCATTTGCTACTAAAATTGCTCCAGATACTCCTGTAAAAACGCCAGCCTCCGGTTTTATAAAGGAATATCAACCAATACGATCGCACTCGACGCTGACAATGACTAGTGAAATCAACAGCAAAGCCAAAACTATGCCATCTGTGGCATTAGCTACTGAGGTTAAGAGCAACCCGCCATCTGTCCGAGTCCCTGTAGGCGCATTGCTGGCAATTACTACTGAGATTAACAGTAATGGTAAACCAGTGCGATCGCTAGCAATTACTACTGAGGTTAAAAGTAACGGCAAGCAAGTGAATATTCAACCGCAAGATATTAAGAGCAAAGTGAATTTACCAACCACTAATGCCCGCAGTTTAGCTTCTTGGGTAGATGAATTTTGTTACGGCACTAGGAATAAAGAAGAAGATATTTTGACTTGA
- a CDS encoding ferredoxin: MTNITQPSNFPTIDQPFSSKCVRVCQNRTCKKQGAVKVLAAFAALPIPDVTVTASSCLGQCGNGAMVLVLPDMVWYSGVQPDEVSLLIENHLLGGERVEQMLYYRFHPQQ; this comes from the coding sequence ATGACAAACATAACTCAACCATCAAACTTTCCGACAATAGACCAACCCTTTTCTTCTAAATGTGTGCGGGTTTGTCAAAATCGCACTTGCAAAAAGCAAGGTGCAGTCAAAGTATTAGCAGCTTTTGCAGCTTTGCCAATCCCTGATGTAACAGTAACGGCTAGCAGCTGTTTGGGACAATGTGGCAATGGGGCGATGGTGCTAGTGTTACCCGATATGGTCTGGTATAGCGGCGTTCAACCGGATGAAGTATCTCTACTGATAGAAAATCATTTGCTAGGTGGTGAAAGAGTCGAACAGATGCTCTATTATCGGTTTCATCCCCAGCAATAA
- a CDS encoding PLP-dependent aminotransferase family protein, whose amino-acid sequence MVEIVYIASIDDYLVIDECAKMNILLERQSPKPIYLQIRDRISRLIKSGALKSGDRLPSIRSLAENLQVNKLTVIEAYNVLEADGIVSARQGSGYFVSSISLKSANLESKFAPAQNVIITKPGKCSFYDMYTPLVQAQTQPGIINFGYGYPRPPKDINLIARRALRQDDTDIFFPHEMPQGQLTLCTQIAQMLVHQGLEVFPEDLIITNGSQQGLSLAMSYYVQRGDWVIVEAPTYYGAISILENLGAKIIGIPMTAEGMNLDLLEQYLHSHRPKLIYTISTFHNPTGLTTTQNHRQQLLALAEKYECPILEDNAYEGINFDAVPAPIKALDKNHLVTYLSTFSKTLMPGLRVGYMVVTGKHYQAIIERKLLHDLHTSSISQTIVSEYLASGHYRRHLSRLRTENLQSRNTMLQALERYFPEEIRWTVPTGGLFLWVQLPDNFPMGTIRKEAFAQNVYLACGSAFFPDKQGYPAMRLTFCLSPEEIEQGISIVGKLLKKHISKGSVDTEKLVVKQPISNYQPLVYSS is encoded by the coding sequence TTGGTAGAAATAGTTTATATTGCCAGTATTGATGATTATTTAGTCATTGACGAGTGCGCCAAAATGAACATTTTATTAGAACGGCAGTCACCCAAACCGATTTATTTGCAGATCCGCGATCGCATCAGTCGTCTAATTAAATCTGGCGCACTCAAAAGTGGCGATCGCCTCCCTTCTATCCGCTCTCTGGCAGAGAATTTACAAGTTAACAAACTCACAGTTATTGAAGCATATAACGTTTTAGAAGCAGATGGGATTGTTTCTGCTCGTCAGGGTTCAGGATATTTTGTCAGCAGCATTTCTCTCAAGAGTGCCAACCTAGAATCTAAATTTGCTCCAGCCCAAAATGTCATAATTACCAAACCAGGAAAGTGTTCTTTTTATGATATGTACACTCCACTGGTGCAAGCACAAACACAGCCAGGAATAATTAATTTTGGCTACGGTTATCCTCGTCCACCAAAAGATATTAACCTCATTGCCAGACGAGCGTTAAGACAAGATGATACTGATATTTTCTTTCCTCATGAAATGCCTCAAGGACAACTAACTCTGTGTACACAAATTGCTCAGATGCTAGTACATCAAGGATTAGAGGTTTTTCCAGAAGATTTAATTATTACTAATGGCTCTCAGCAAGGGTTGTCATTAGCTATGAGTTATTATGTCCAACGTGGTGATTGGGTAATTGTGGAAGCTCCCACTTATTATGGTGCAATTTCTATCTTAGAAAACTTAGGAGCCAAGATTATTGGCATTCCCATGACTGCGGAGGGAATGAATTTAGATTTATTAGAGCAATATCTACATAGCCACCGTCCAAAATTAATTTATACGATTAGTACTTTTCACAATCCGACTGGATTGACGACAACACAAAATCATCGTCAACAGTTATTAGCATTAGCTGAAAAATATGAGTGCCCAATTTTGGAAGATAATGCTTATGAAGGAATAAATTTTGATGCAGTACCAGCACCAATTAAAGCTTTAGATAAAAATCATTTGGTAACTTATTTAAGCACATTTTCTAAAACTTTAATGCCTGGTTTACGAGTTGGCTATATGGTTGTTACAGGTAAGCATTATCAGGCAATTATTGAACGGAAGTTGCTTCATGACTTGCATACATCTAGTATTTCGCAAACAATAGTTAGCGAATATCTCGCTTCAGGACATTACCGCCGTCACCTCAGCCGACTCCGCACAGAGAATCTGCAGAGTCGTAATACTATGCTGCAAGCTTTAGAGCGTTATTTTCCTGAAGAAATCCGATGGACAGTTCCCACGGGTGGATTATTTCTCTGGGTACAGTTACCAGATAATTTTCCGATGGGGACAATTCGTAAGGAAGCTTTTGCACAAAATGTCTACCTGGCGTGTGGTTCGGCATTTTTCCCTGATAAGCAGGGTTATCCAGCGATGCGTTTAACTTTCTGTCTCTCGCCAGAGGAAATTGAGCAAGGTATTTCGATTGTGGGTAAGTTGCTGAAAAAGCATATTTCTAAAGGAAGCGTAGATACAGAGAAGCTTGTTGTTAAACAACCCATATCTAATTATCAACCTCTTGTTTACAGTTCATAG
- a CDS encoding hydantoinase/oxoprolinase family protein, translating into MLKVFADRGGTFTDIVAVTNNHSIIDRLSRHPERFLIVTLPKKQWIIVYKLLSENPEQYQDAAIQGIRDIMGISGNQLIPTEAIEVVKMGTTVATNALLERKGDRVVLIITKGFKDALRIGYQNRPNIFARHIVLPTMLYEQVIEIDERYDAHGNELISVDIQQVKNHLKVVYNTGIRSCAIVFMHSDRYPNHEQQIAKIAQEIGFTQISVSHQVSPLMKLVSRGDTTVVDAYLTPILRRYVNQIASQLPGVKLMFMKSDGGLVAAQQFQGKDSILSGPAGGIVGAIQTSKRAGFDSVITFDMGGTSTDVAHFKGEYERQLDSEIAGARMRVPVLAINTIAAGGGSILFFDGSSYRIGPQSAGSNPGPTCYRRGGPLAVTDANVMLGKIHPQYFPSVFGIDGNLPLDKDTVIQQFTQLAQDIQAATFNNCTPEQVAAGFIAIAVENMANAIKKISLQRGYDVSQYVLCCFGGAGGQVACLIADTLGMKKIFLHPYAGVLSAYGMGLADVRAIREGGVEQPLTEVLIPKLQQLMGYLETQARNEIDELHNEVKIVKKVKLKYEGTNSTLTVSFADDVIAMRQEFENEHKSRYGFIQLEKTLIVESVSVEAIQKMDTPEEPLIIRIRPLDETPTSVEIVRMFSNDRWHETPVYRREDLQPEDKINGPAIVVEKISTIVVEPNWNARLTERNHLILQSLSTGYI; encoded by the coding sequence ATGTTGAAGGTTTTTGCCGATCGCGGTGGTACATTTACAGATATTGTTGCCGTTACTAATAATCATTCAATTATAGACAGATTGTCAAGGCATCCTGAACGTTTTTTAATTGTGACTCTGCCTAAAAAGCAATGGATTATAGTTTATAAACTTCTTTCAGAAAATCCCGAACAATATCAAGATGCAGCCATTCAAGGAATTCGGGATATTATGGGCATTTCTGGCAATCAACTCATTCCTACTGAAGCAATAGAAGTAGTAAAAATGGGGACAACAGTAGCAACAAATGCGTTGTTAGAACGGAAAGGAGACAGAGTTGTTCTTATCATTACCAAAGGGTTTAAAGATGCGCTGCGAATTGGCTACCAAAACCGTCCTAACATCTTTGCCCGTCATATCGTTTTACCAACCATGCTTTATGAGCAGGTGATTGAGATTGACGAACGTTATGATGCTCATGGAAATGAATTAATCTCTGTAGATATTCAACAAGTCAAAAATCACTTAAAAGTAGTTTACAACACAGGAATTCGGAGTTGTGCTATTGTTTTTATGCACAGCGATCGCTATCCTAATCACGAACAACAAATAGCCAAAATCGCGCAAGAAATTGGCTTTACACAAATATCTGTATCTCATCAAGTTAGTCCGTTAATGAAATTAGTCAGCCGAGGAGATACAACAGTAGTCGATGCTTATTTAACTCCTATTCTCCGTCGCTATGTCAACCAAATAGCGAGTCAGTTACCTGGAGTAAAATTAATGTTTATGAAATCTGACGGCGGTTTAGTTGCAGCCCAACAATTTCAAGGCAAAGATAGTATCTTGAGTGGCCCGGCTGGCGGTATTGTCGGCGCAATTCAAACTAGTAAAAGAGCAGGTTTTGACTCAGTTATCACTTTTGATATGGGAGGGACAAGTACAGATGTCGCCCACTTTAAAGGAGAGTATGAACGACAACTAGATTCAGAAATTGCTGGGGCGCGGATGCGAGTTCCCGTATTAGCAATTAATACCATTGCGGCTGGAGGCGGTTCCATCCTCTTTTTTGATGGTTCTAGTTATCGTATCGGCCCTCAATCTGCTGGCTCAAATCCTGGGCCTACTTGTTATCGACGTGGTGGGCCATTAGCGGTTACTGATGCCAATGTGATGTTAGGTAAAATTCACCCACAATATTTTCCATCGGTTTTTGGAATTGATGGCAATTTACCTTTAGATAAAGATACTGTCATTCAGCAATTTACCCAATTAGCCCAAGATATTCAAGCCGCGACATTCAATAATTGTACTCCCGAACAGGTAGCGGCTGGATTTATTGCGATCGCAGTAGAAAATATGGCGAACGCAATTAAAAAAATCAGTTTGCAACGGGGTTATGATGTCAGCCAATATGTGCTTTGTTGTTTTGGCGGCGCAGGCGGACAAGTTGCTTGTTTAATTGCCGATACCTTGGGAATGAAAAAAATATTTCTTCACCCTTATGCTGGTGTTCTCTCTGCTTATGGAATGGGATTAGCTGATGTTAGAGCCATTAGAGAAGGAGGAGTAGAACAGCCTTTAACCGAAGTATTAATCCCTAAGTTACAGCAGTTAATGGGATATTTAGAAACTCAAGCTAGAAATGAAATAGATGAATTACATAATGAAGTAAAAATAGTCAAAAAAGTTAAATTAAAATATGAAGGGACTAACTCTACATTGACCGTTAGCTTTGCCGATGATGTGATAGCTATGCGACAAGAATTTGAAAATGAACATAAATCCCGTTATGGTTTTATACAATTAGAAAAAACCTTAATTGTCGAATCAGTCTCAGTAGAAGCAATTCAGAAAATGGATACTCCTGAAGAACCCTTAATTATTCGGATTCGCCCTTTAGATGAAACTCCTACATCTGTTGAGATAGTGAGAATGTTTAGTAATGATAGATGGCATGAAACCCCTGTTTATCGACGGGAAGATTTACAACCAGAAGATAAGATTAATGGGCCTGCGATCGTTGTTGAAAAGATTAGCACAATTGTAGTTGAACCTAACTGGAATGCCAGATTAACTGAACGCAATCATCTAATTTTACAGAGCTTATCAACAGGCTACATATAA
- a CDS encoding cysteine synthase A, which yields MDIKNGFVGAVGNTPLIRLNSFSEETGCEILAKAEFLNPGGSVKDRAALYIIEDAEKKGLLKPGGTVVEGTAGNTGIGLAHICNAKGYKCLIIIPDTQSQEKIDALIALGAEVRRVPAVPYKDPNNYVKLSGRVAAELENAIWANQFDNLANRHAHYETTGPEIWQQTDGKIDAWTAATGTAGTYAGVALYLKEQNPAVKCVVADPLGSALYSYVKTGEINIEGNSITEGIGNGRVTANMEGAPADDAIQIDDKEALRVVYQLLRKDGLLMGGSTGINVGAAVALAKQLGPGHTIVTILCDSGSRYQSRIFNPEWLASKGLSID from the coding sequence ATGGATATTAAAAATGGCTTCGTTGGCGCTGTTGGCAACACACCCCTGATTCGCTTAAACAGCTTCAGTGAAGAAACAGGGTGTGAAATTCTCGCAAAAGCTGAATTTCTTAATCCTGGCGGTTCCGTCAAAGACCGTGCCGCACTTTACATTATCGAAGATGCAGAAAAAAAAGGTTTACTCAAACCCGGTGGTACTGTTGTAGAAGGAACAGCTGGTAATACTGGCATTGGACTGGCGCATATTTGCAACGCCAAAGGCTACAAATGTCTAATTATTATTCCTGATACTCAATCACAAGAAAAAATAGACGCACTGATAGCACTTGGCGCAGAAGTCCGTCGCGTTCCTGCCGTACCCTACAAAGACCCAAATAACTACGTCAAGTTATCTGGCAGAGTCGCAGCTGAGTTAGAAAATGCAATTTGGGCAAATCAGTTTGATAACTTAGCCAACCGCCACGCCCACTATGAAACCACAGGGCCGGAAATTTGGCAACAGACAGATGGTAAAATAGATGCATGGACAGCTGCAACTGGTACTGCTGGTACTTATGCTGGTGTGGCGTTGTACTTAAAAGAACAAAATCCAGCAGTTAAATGCGTTGTTGCCGATCCACTGGGTAGCGCACTTTATAGCTACGTCAAAACAGGTGAAATCAATATAGAAGGAAATTCCATCACCGAAGGTATCGGAAATGGTCGTGTCACAGCCAATATGGAAGGCGCACCTGCTGATGATGCCATTCAAATCGATGACAAAGAAGCTTTACGGGTAGTTTACCAACTACTGAGGAAAGATGGGCTGTTAATGGGCGGATCAACGGGTATTAATGTTGGCGCTGCTGTCGCCCTAGCAAAGCAGTTAGGGCCAGGACATACCATTGTCACCATCTTGTGTGATAGTGGTTCCCGCTATCAGTCACGGATATTTAACCCTGAATGGCTAGCCTCAAAAGGACTTTCAATAGATTAG